One window of the Salvia splendens isolate huo1 chromosome 1, SspV2, whole genome shotgun sequence genome contains the following:
- the LOC121795251 gene encoding protein DETOXIFICATION 54-like yields MAEKMRDFYSHKHPSSSQVVEEIKELWKMVLPITAMNFLVYVRAVVSVLFLGRLGSLELAGGALSIGFTNITGYSVLVGLASGLEPVCSQAYGSKNWDLLFLSLHRMIFILLLAIIPIGLLWINLEPIMLFMGQDGEITSTAAIYCIYSLPDLLTNTLMQPLRVYLRSQGVTKPQMWCTLMAVVFHVPLNYVLVVAAGLGVRGVAIASVLTNLHMMVLMMGYVCVYGRWEWKWGGGGGDGGGIGALLKLAVPSCLGICLEWWWYEIITVLAGYLPNPKLVVAATGVMIQTTSLMYTVPMALAGCVSARVGNELGGGRPYKAKLAAMVALMCAFVVGIINVVWTVVFRERWGALFTEDDMLIALVASVLPITGVCELGNCPQTTGCGILRGTARPVVAARINLASFYFVGTPVAAGLAFWLCIGFPGLWLGLLSAQVTCAILILYVVLHCTDWEDEAVKACKLACLEMRSKCNPNDEITRVLVLEDSKMDDV; encoded by the exons ATGGCAGAAAAAATGCGGGATTTCTACTCTCACAAACATCCTTCGTCATCCCAG GTGGTGGAGGAAATCAAAGAGCTATGGAAAATGGTGCTTCCCATAACTGCAATGAACTTCCTCGTCTACGTGAGAGCCGTCGTCTCCGTCCTTTTCCTGGGGCGGCTCGGTAGCTTGGAGCTCGCCGGCGGCGCGCTGTCAATCGGCTTCACCAACATCACCGGCTACTCTGTTTTAGTCGGCTTAGCTTCGGGGCTGGAGCCGGTCTGCAGCCAAGCATACGGCTCCAAGAATTGGgaccttctctttctctctctacaccgCATGATCTTCATCCTCCTCCTCGCGATCATCCCCATTGGCTTGCTATGGATCAATCTTGAGCCAATCATGCTTTTCATGGGCCAAGACGGCGAGATCACATCGACGGCTGCGATTTATTGCATCTACTCTCTCCCAGACCTTTTAACAAACACCTTGATGCAGCCTTTGCGCGTTTATTTGAGGTCGCAGGGGGTGACGAAGCCTCAAATGTGGTGCACTTTGATGGCGGTGGTGTTTCACGTGCCCTTGAATTATGTGTTGGTGGTGGCGGCGGGGCTGGGGGTGCGTGGGGTGGCGATCGCCTCTGTTTTGACCAATTTGCATatgatggtgctgatgatggGATATGTCTGTGTTTATGGAAGGTGGGAGTGGAAatggggcggcggcggcggcgatggtggtgGAATTGGGGCTTTGCTGAAGCTCGCCGTGCCGAGCTGTCTGGGGATTTGCTTGGAGTGGTGGTGGTACGAGATCATAACGGTGCTCGCCGGATACTTGCCTAATCCGAAGCTCGTGGTGGCCGCCACCGGCGTGATGATTCAGACCACTAGCCTTATGTACACGGTTCCGATGGCGCTGGCGGGCTGCGTCTCCGCCAGG GTAGGCAATGAGTTGGGAGGTGGAAGACCGTACAAGGCCAAGCTGGCGGCAATGGTGGCGCTGATGTGTGCGTTCGTTGTAGGGATTATCAACGTGGTTTGGACGGTGGTATTTAGAGAGAGATGGGGCGCTCTCTTTACAGAGGATGATATGTTGATTGCTCTTGTTGCATCGGTCCTACCTATTACCGGTGTATGTGAGCTAGGGAACTGCCCACAGACGACCGGTTGTGGCATCCTAAGAGGCACGGCCAGGCCGGTCGTGGCTGCTAGGATCAATCTCGCCTCGTTTTACTTTGTGGGGACGCCTGTGGCCGCTGGGCTAGCCTTCTGGCTATGCATCGGGTTCCCTGGCTTGTGGCTAGGGTTGTTGTCGGCTCAAGTCACATGCGCCATCTTGATACTCTATGTTGTGTTGCATTGCACGGATTGGGAAGATGAGGCTGTGAAAGCTTGCAAACTTGCTTGCCTAGAAATGAGAAGTAAGTGTAACCCTAATGATGAGATCACAAGAGTATTAGTTTTGGAGGATTCAAAGATGGATGATGTGTag